TAAGATGTATTGAAAATCAAATGCTAAACTCTTGCATGTCATGTTATATATTACCACTTCATCTTCTTTGATCGGTAATATATATGCATTCATGTGATACATAACTTACATGCCAACAACTGCTTGGTTATGGTGCCGCTAGATTGAAGTGGTGACCCTTGGCATGTCTTGTGCTCgacccccaccaaaaaaaaaatttgacctaGGGCCATCCCCACCCCTCGCAATAGTTGGCCTATGGGTCATTGATTAGGATAgtccaaaacaaaaacaacaaaattgaaATGCCACCAATTGAAAGAACacttaccaaaaacaaaaaaaaaatctggaaaagcagaaccctaaaatcaacTAGCTCTTGATTTATTAAGAACTCGGTGGTGGTTTTAGATATTTTTAATGCATTTGTTTATCTCTTGGTCAACTTGGATTGGACTAAAACTTTACATATGTGGCAAGTCTTTAGAATCTTCTATCTAAGTTCTcctttaggggtgtcaaatggtcgGTTCGATTTGATTCAGTTTGGTATCAGTCGATCTGAATAAGGTTTTTTACACAtattgattcaaattgaaatcTAAAATGTCAAGGTGAGTTTCGGTTTAGACCGAttcggttttgggtttttatatAGGTTGACTTAGTGGGTTATCTTATTATCGGGTTGTTATTGTATTCTGATTTTTCCTATATATAAATGGAACGTAATCTCTATTTGGAATGTGGCTCCTACGCCTATGTGAGACCCAATTAACGTCTCTTTACAGTTCAATCTATGGGACAAGAAGGTTATTTTACAAGGAGGAGGAGATAGATAGACACAAGAGTGCAAGCACGAGAGCCACACTCTCGAATAGAAAACTTTGTTCATCACTGTCATAGGACACCGTAAgatgacacctctgccccttggATAGATACCTAGACGTGCTCATCCATTGGCCCAAACACTTGTGTAgaaaccatgcgaccaagtagagatctcttgctcatatatatataacaatggACAATGATGTTTCCAAAATTCATAAGATAAAGcagagtcattttttttttcgtttgaCTTTCATAAAAAGTCTAAAACGTctattttcactttttttttttttttttttttgtttgggtaatATTCTCAAACAAAATTGGGAGAATATTAAACAataacatcttttttttttttgtttgtttaacaATTAAACAATAACATCTAGAGAGCTAGTACACATGCATGGATATACACTGGGTTAAATTTGGCATATGGTTAGTCTAGAGTCCAATCCAAACAATTGGAATAGACATTTCATCTATTCAAGTACATAATATATACATTTTGATAGTTAGAAATTTATAAACCTTTGCCACAATAataattcagaaaaaaaaaaaaatcccattgaGAAAATTGAGTTAAGTTCAACTTTTTAAAGCTCTTGACCTATAGATCTAACGTAAGGTTAGAATTCTAATTTCTAACTCCAACactcttttaccaaaaaacaaaaacaaaattttttttttttccaataccACATCCCCCCTCTtcaaaaagaaacacaaaaacaaaagaagaaaaatttctTAGGTTCACTAGATAAGAATGTAAATTACAAGATaaacaagtttcaaaattgttCTGCATccactatttttctttttgaaaagatttacttaattctCAAAGTTGGTTGcaagaaaatataaaagtaaactttcaaaaTTGCTTCAACTTCATTTATTGAAAGTAAAAAACTGTTTGAAAAGTTTGCAAAATGTATCTTTCACGTGATGATTTTTGTAAAGATGCTCTAAAAAATAGCAATATAAGAATTGACGTTAAACTTTCATTGTAGGACTAAATTTCTCTCCACCAATAGAGGAGGATGGTTCACAAATCTCTcatagggtttttgtatgttccaaaataccctcctcaTACCTTTTCCTATCTTCTCTCGTCTtgtggtgaatgggatcccattcaccatgggtggggGGGAACTTGATCCTTCATTTTATATGTTGAGATTGGGGTAATTTTGAAAGTTTGTTTAGTACTAACCAATTTGGgtattaaataaattttttcaaatgaaaaggtgtggatgtaaaataaatttgaaatctatttatcttgtaatttccatTCTTATCGATCGGGTAATCGGGTCAAAACGTGATTAGACCCGGCCCACCATGTTTTGCAATATAATATAATGAAGATGGCGTGCACGTGTTAAACAGGGATCTTGGGTCTGAAATTCGCCGTTAACTCGCCTTCTCTGTTGTTCTTCGTTGCCAAGTGTCTGTTTCGTTTCCAGAGtccgcagtgcaggctgcgaTTGCGAGGGCAAAGAGAGGATACCCAAACCTAAAAGCCTACAGAGAGAAGTTCTCGTTTATCCGAAGCTTTTCATGTGATATTCTCTCTTTCGAGGTCGCGTGGAACTTTTGCTAGGGTTCTTACCTTATCAATGGAAAATGCATCCGAAGGGGTGCCTGGAGAGAACCACGGAACTTTGGAGGATGGAACGACCGAAGAGAATTCTTCGAGTGTTCTCGATCTCACCAGTTACCAGCTCCATGAACTCGATGGCGTCGAGCTTTCTCCGAGCTTAGTCGAGTTGGATTTGACCGCTAATCGGTTATCGACCTTGGATTCTCGAATCAGTCTCCTCTCGCAGCTCAAAAAGCTCTCTTTGCGCCAAAATCTATTCGATGACGCGGGAATCGAGCCAATTTCTAGATGGGATACGATATCAGGCCTTGAAGTATTCAGTCTCgttcccctttctctctctatttatttTGGCGACATTTCTGCATTGAGGTCATTAAATCCGATTACTGTTCCGGATGAAGTTGGCTTTCGATCAGAAATGTTATAATTGGTGTTTTCCCCCCTTCTTTAGTTCCATAGACTGTACTATAATACGTTGGGTGTTTACCTTGGTTTGCAGGAGCTGGTGGTCAGGGATAataaactaacgaaaataccAGATGTCAGCATTTACAAGAGTCTCCTGGTATTTGATGTTTCtttcaatgaaatttcttccTTAAGTGGTTTGTCCAAGGTATCAAACACACTCAAGGAACTCTATGTTTCGAAGAATGAGGTGACTAAGATGGAGGAACTTGACCACTTTCATGAACTGCAAATTCTTGAACTTGGTTCCAACAGATTACGGGTTAGAAATTTTGACCTCTCAGAAAGTTTTGTTCATGCAAATTTGATAAGCCCTTTAAACTACCGATTTGGTTAGCTTACTTGTGAAAATGTTGCTCAAATCGTTGTCATTGTGCTGATCCATTGGTTTGCAGTTTTCCGACTATTTATTAGCATGCTTTTGTATGGATTTTGATTCCTTTTTGTCTTTGAGCCAAGCAGTTTATGCTAAAACGCTGACTTTGCTACTTCAGGTAATGGAAAATTTGCAGAACTTAACACTTTTGCAAGAGCTGTGGCTGGGACGGAATCGTATCAAAGCAGTTGACCTGTGTGGATTGAAATGCATCAAGAAGATTAGCTTACAGAGCAACCGTTTAACGTCTATGTTGGGACTTCAGGTATGCCGCTGCTGAGCATTATGTTGtttgaagggaagggaagtgaaagaGGCAAATGCAATAATTTTCTATGCACATAGAGATAACATGTCGTCTTCTGTCTTCTTCTCTTAAACTATTTCCTTCTTCAGGAATGTGTTGCTCTAGAAGAACTATACTTGAGCCACAATGGCATTGCAAAGATGGAAGGCCTATCAACATTAGTAAATCTCCGCGTTCTTGATGTTTCATCAAATAAATTAACAGCTGTGAATGACATTGAACACCTTACAAGGTACAAATAAATGCTACCCATTGGATCTGGTTGGCTTGTCTGTGTTCTCAGCTTTTTAGAAAAATTTTGCAGGTTGGAGGATCTGTGGCTTAACGACAATCAAATAGCATCATTGGAGAGCATTGATGTGGCTGTTTCCGGTTCTCGGGAGGCGCTGACGACTATTTACCTTGAGCACAATCCATGTGTATGGTTCTCAATACATTAAAGACTGCTCATATTTCTCAACTCAgagatttaatttttgtataCTTTCTACATGTTTAGCTCTATCTGATTGATGCAATGACATACTCAGTCACTCAGATTTCTTCCCAGGGTTATTTAAATAATTTCCAACCATGGGATGGATCTCGTATAGGTTCCTATTTTCCTCAACTTGTGAGAGAGCCCTTAGTTGTTGCTTAAAAATTAAGAGTGGAGTTGGTATGTGATggatttatgtttttaattttatttaggCAGGGAATTTTCTCTTTCTCGGTAATAAATATTTTTCTAAGATAGTAATTGGATTTTGTCAATTAGTATGGAGGAGATGGAGTGGTAAAACACAGAGAATGATTTTGACCAAATGAAAGTTTTTGTAAAATGTGCGAGGACAAAAGTTTTAGAGGAAGAAAAACCAAGGAGATTGATTTCTAGGGATAAggagctcttttttttttttgggggggggggaatgcaTAGAAATCCCCGCATGTTCAGCAGAATAGAAATGGGAGACTCTTAAGATTTCTTAAAATTTTATCAAAAACCCAGAGGTTACACACAATTAATATGATAGCTCTGTACCCCTCTGAGATTTAGATCTCAGCCCTTTATGTAAAGTACACTAATTTCAACCTCATAAGAAAAGAATATGTATTTAACATTTAACaggaccaaactacccttagtGATGACATATCCACTTATCTTCAAATAAAGTTAAAAACTAATAAATTACTGAAAGGAAAGTTGAATACATCAATGACTTTCCCCTCTTAAGCTGTTTCTTGTGGTTTCTGCTCCATATAGTTGAGGCCTAAAGGCTATCCAGCATACATTGGTAGTTGATTGAACTTTGCAGTTTTCTCTTACGGCTGCTATGTGCTCCTTTCACTAATTGATTATGGAGATCTTCTATTGTATTATTCTGAGCATAGAATCTGCTAAAAGATGTATCATCTATTCCTTCttatattcttattttcttttatctctGTGAACTAGTCTCTCACTTGATTCTTGCTTTGTTGTTTCttaatatttaaatttatgaagtctttgatttttatttccttcCCTTTCATACTCAAGCTCAATTAAGATTTACAGGCCTTTATGTTTCTTTCTTAGCTTACCCTAAATGTTAATCACTATAGATTGCCAATCCCACCTTAGGATTGGAACCAGCACTGCCTCATCTCAGAATATAATTGAGTTAGAGTCAGTTGTGCTTGCATGCCACTGTGTAGTACATGTGGTGATCAACATTCGCATGATCCCATTACCCcacgtcccccccccccccccccccccatacacacacaaaataaaaaagaaaagaaaagactttTTCTGATTCCCTGGCCTTTCCCTGCACCAAACCTTAAATCCTTGTTTCTTCTATCAGCCAGCATTTAGACCCCTTAATTGTCATCTTAATTTAGCAACTTATTTTCATGGAGCTTATgggaagagaaaagaatttcTAGGATGAATTCTCTTCTAATGGGAGGGTAAATGTTACGGGGTTGAAAATTTTCTTGTATTGTTCCTTGTGGTTGAAGATTGGTGGGTACAAACAAGAGGAAAGTCAGCTGGAATTTTATCAAACATGTGGAGTTTACTACTATTACAGAGAACCAATGTGGTTTTATGTGAGGAATatccacgacaaaagctatttacttaggagaATCATGAAAAGATTaggagattgcaagaaggatctccatatggtctttattgacctagaaaattTTCTTGTATTGTTCCTTGTGGTTGAAGATTGGTGGGTACAAACAAGAGGAAAGTCAGCTGGAATTTTATCAAACATGTGGAGTTTactactattacggagaaccaatGTGGTTTTATGTGAGGAATatccacgacaaaagctatttacttaggagaATCATGAAAAGATTaggagattgcaagaaggatctccatatggtctttattgacctagaaaaagcttatgatagagtcctTTGAGAGTAATTTGGcgagtactagagaagagaagtgtttctaGTAAAAATGTGGACATGGTTAAAGATATGCATAATGAGGTGGTAAACTTTAATGAGAGGAAGagtccacaaagtgattattttaggtatctgggctcaatcataaataaagaaggagaaatataGGATAATGTtacatagagaattaaaataggatggatgaagtggagaggtgtgtttggagtgttgtgtgatcaatgtattcctttaaaacttaaggAAGATTTTATAGGTTAGCCGTGcgaccgactatgatgtatgatgtggaatgttgggcagttaagaaacatcatattgataaactcaatgtagctgtgatgaggatgttgagatggatgtgtggtaaaactaggaaggataaagtaaggattGAACACATTAGAGCTGATTTTGGattagctctgatacatgataagctacaagaaagtcatctaaggtggcatggccatgtacaatagaggcctttagatgctctAGTACAAAGGggagtgatttgattccgattgaaggagctagaAGAGCCatgggcagacctaaaatgattgTGGGAGAAGTGGTGATGAAAGACAcacatagcttaggccttgtatcaagtatgactttgaatagagctgattggaggctatagatccatgtagccgaccccatttagttgggatacggctgagttgagttgtatgTGGAATGTGTGGCTCAGGCATATCAGTCCAACAGCTAAGAAAAACAGTAGGAGAAGTAAATTTGGAATATTTTCACAAAGTTAGGTTTTAAGTTGATAAGATTGTGTATGGGAAAGCAGAGGTACGGGTAGATGGTAAAACGTAGTATAAATAATATAGGTTAAAAATTAGAATGCAGTAATAAGTTAAGAATTCAAcaatggattagggttttggaaggTGGAAGCTGAACTTAGgttttgaatttgattaattTACTCAAAATGGTTGTAACAGGGAATGGAGTGAGTCTGTAGGCTAGGGTAGATTGGATTATGCAGCTAGGTTTAAGGTCAATTCTGCTTGCTACTTGGGTGTCTTTTGATTGGTTGGGTTGGCCATGTGTTAGGGTTTTAGCTAGGGTTAAAGTTTTGGGGGCTAGGGATTAAATTTAGATGAGAATGGCATTTCATTGAAGGTTTGAAAGATTAAacgtaaaaagaaaaaatgaacaaGGAATTTATGGTGttccaagaaaataaaattctgtaGAATGAAGATTCTACTTATTACCATAGCTCTAGCACCACTTGAAGAACCACAAGGGCTCCTTTGTACAACAACGGAGCAGAGCAGCATCAAAGAACTATGAGGTCTCTTTCATTAAGTTATTACCctttttctgatggttggattcaAAAAACCTACTCTAACCTGGATTTTAGAGCTCTAATAAATTAATTCATCTTAGGACCACCTAACATCATGTTTGGTCACGTTTTATGATTCAGAAATATCCAAATAACAAATGCAAGAGACTCAAATTGAATTAAAGCAGACCCAAGATTGATTGAAAAACTAAACTACAAAGCCATGAGTCCATTACTGAAAAGGTGAGAGACTAAAATAAATACAGTAAATTACCCAATACTAAATAGTAACCACCTCCAGTCAGTTGACTTCCTCATTGAATCTATTCACAAAGCAAGTATTTTGTTGTTTGATGTCCTGAACAGTGGCTTTTTATAGTTTCTAGGGGAGTAGCAATCTCTTGTTTGGAAAATTGATTGCCCGTGGGGTCACTCCTAGATATTCTTCATTTTGCTTGTTTATATAATCTTCCTCAGTATTTTACTTAATACTTCTCTCTTAATACCTTCGTCATGGCTTCACTCGTTCTATAGACGTTATTTTCTTGGTAACCAACATCCCACACCGAGAAGGGTATTCTTAATTGATGCAGATTTCTTGGGACTTGGTTTGATCTGGGAATTTTATCTCCAGCTATAAGTTTCCTATATTTAAGGAAACTAAAACTGCCATCTTTATGTCCCACGTATGGAAGAATTAGAGCTCCTTAAAATCAGCCCTCGTGGGCCCAATATGGAGTAGATATGGCTTACAATATGGAAGTTATATAGGAGCTGTTTTGGCCTTTTGGGGAATTGTCACATATGGAGATATTTATTATAAGAGGACAGTTCGTGTGATCCCCATGGCCAGCTGGATGAGATCAGTTTGAAGACTCAATTGCTAATATGTGAAGGACTCCTATAGTTATAATTAGTTTTATTAGATAGGTTTCTAGTGGGAATTTTTTCCTGTTTTGGTTTTATTAGTTAACTTATATCTAATCTGAAAAAGGTTGGTTAGGATTTAATTTCCTAGATAGATTAGGACTTTTATTGGGTTTTCTTTAAATATGTAATAGCCATTGGCTATGGGGGGACGATTGAGATAATGAATGTTTGAAGTTTTCTTCATGAAGCTGTGCGATTCAGTTTAGAGGTGGGATGCCTTGAGAGGGTGAGATACCTATGAGTGAGAGTCCCGGGAAAGAGTGAGAGACTCAATCCAGTTATCCTATTCctatcttccatcttcttcttcttcttcttattttttttgtttttttgtttttgtttttgtttttttttttctgtttctttggtTGATTTCGGAGTGTGTGAAGTTGAGGTCGAGATTTGCTGATCTGTTGAGACCATTCAAAGGTATATCTTGAATTCTGGAAAAATTGTTCTGTGTAAGATCCTGTCTTGGGGTTGTTTTGCTTCGTCAAATGCAGCCTTACATTATCAATGCTCTGTTAGTATGTTGTATAACTTCTCTTGACTCTTGAGTTTGATTGGCATGCATCAGTCACTCGGATTTTCAAAAGTACAACCACTTCAATTGCCTAGCTTTAGTCATGTGGgccaccttttttttattattattatacttCATTCTGAATAACTGAATGATTTATGGTTTACTTCTTAGCTGTTAATCATAAGCAATATTTTATCCATCTTATATTTATACTGCTTTGCTTTTTCCTAGAATTGTACACTGCATACTTTGTTTGTACTCTCTGTATTTGGTGGGAAAGCTGACTCGTGACCATTTTCTGGAGGTGAAGATGGGTTTTAGACCCAGGATTATGGTATTACTGTCCACAGGTTCTAATGGACAGCCTTACCTTGCTAACATTTTGACACACTATACATTGTTTTCCtgtctcttatttttttgttttctcttaaagcttctttttttttttttttgggggggggggggtttgggggatGTAACTTGTTTGGGACTAGTGGTCTATTCTAAATCTCCTTGTTTTGATGACTGATGAGTCTACTTCTTAACTCAAGATGCTGTGACTCTTAAATCTTAATCGCCTATGGATTATACTCTGAGTTGTTGGTAGGAACGGCCATTGTTCTATTCGGGGAATAACTGTCTGCTTtatatctgccacatggcagtccACCTGGAACCCAAATTTGGTGTGTAGATCAGTCGCAGTCCCCTATCTACTTataaaatttcagcccaatcTGAATTATATATGGGGAGAAAAATAAGGTAAAGGATggttaaaaagtcaaagatggGCTAAAAAATATGGACTGTTGAGTTTGACCGCCTAATTTTACATGTGGCTAATCCATCGTTACTCCACCTATTCATATGGTTGAAAATCTCCGCATCGTCTTGGCCACACGGCCAGTTTTGGTGGACTGTTGTGCCAAGCCAGCCATTGCGTCGCACTAGTTTCTATGACTCAATTTTTTTACTCTGAATTCTTGATATATATCTTCTATTGAGTTCCAACCTTGCTGTGATCTTATATTATTTGTTATATAAATTGAACTTAAccgagggtggaccttggtgcaatggtaagattgctccattgtgaccaagtggtcacgggttcaagtctccggaaacagcctctccgtgaagcgggggaacggctgtgtacattatgaccctccccagactccgcagtggcgggagccttgtgcattgggtacgccctttatatAAATTCAACTTAACCATAGCGTGATCGTCTTGTTAAGCAAGCCCTAGTTCTCTCTAATTGACCCAGTCTATATTTACCAAAGCTGTCTGAGTCTCTAACCTTGTACCCAATTACTTGTATTTCCCAAAACAATGCTGATGCTATTTAATTCTTAAGAAACTAACCCCACCTCCTCCTATTTTAATTCATTGATATGCCCTTATACCCTAGTCAAATTTCTCATCAACTTTATTCCTAGGATTGTTCTATTTCTTTGACTAAGTTCCTTTCTTAGGTGTGGTTTCTCTAGGTTCCCCAGGTGTTGGTTTTATCTGCCATGTGGAAGGTGTATTGATGCTCAAATTTTGTTGACAAATTGTACACGTCAAACTGGACTCGTTTGGGGAGTTTCAGCCCAACAGTGCTACACCATGTGGTATAGTCAACATGTCGAATTTGGTCAAGATTTGGACAATTAGAGAAAAGGTTCAACACACAGGGCTATATGATTTAGTTCGTCTTCAAAATAAACATGGTCTCTTATctatccatttattagaattgCCACATCAGATCTCCACTGGTTTAATGGCTTAAAGGTACAGGGGTAGAAAATCCATTTGATTGTATGCCATAACGTTGAGATAAGCCACCAAAATTTGGCATTTAGTTGGTCCAGAGGGGTGCTCTATCTGTTCAACAGTTGGATTAGTTACATCTGCCTCCACATGGCAGAAATAGCCACTCTCCTGGAGAGGAATCTCATGGGTGTTCACCTGGACAAGCTTATGTGCTATTTTGATTCTTTAACCTTTTATTGCTGCTGGTTAGAACTGGAATTTAATCTTAattaattttcaagtttttaatCTACATTAAGAGTGTTATCATTaaattttagatattttttcctttattttcagCTTTTGAGTATTAACTATCTATATATTTTGAATAGTTATTGAATATTTATGTTTATGAGTTGAGCTACCCATCAACAActttatttctctttacctTGTTGATTATTGAACTGAAAAGAAGAATATATTCCCCCTCAAATTTTCTTTGATCTTGCATGGGTCACTGCAGTTAGAACTGTTATCAAAACCCGAGATCtgtgaatgcttgaatgatcgaatgTGATCAGCCAAGCCTCTTAATTTATGACTTTTAAGAATGAAATTACATGACAGAAATAGCCTtgccatagccgacatagctaggcagtgtactaaacaacttaaaaatataaaataaacaccccaaaagaccagaataccccccacggtattctggtttacattattcaacactcctcctcaagttggagcaaagatgtcgatcatgcccaacttgactaaattaggatgaaataactttccagacagtcccttggtgaagacatcaacAAGCTGATCAGATgaagtcacaaagggaatacagatctgcccatcttctaatttctccttgatgaaatgcctatccacctcaacatgcttggtacggtcatgctgtaccgggttgtgtgctatgctgattgcagccttgttatcacagtgcaacatcataggaagacgaataggaataCACAGATCTTGTAGCAgacctttaagccagagtaactcacaaattccttgtgccatagctcgaaattcagcttcggcactagaacgggcaactacattttgcttcttgctacgccaggtgacaggatttccacctacaaaggagcaatacccagaaatagacttccgatctgcagaaccagcccaatcagcatcggtgtatgcttctatccgtaggtgaccatgtgaagataaaagaatgccttttccaggagctgacttcaaatagtgtagaatgcgaagaacagcctccatatgggAAGTGTAAGGattatgcataaattgactcacaacACTTACAGCAATAGCAATGTCTGGACGATTGTGTGAGAGAAAATCAGCTTCCCCGCAagcctttggtaccggcctttatcaatagGCTCACCATCATTTTCCTTGAGCCGAACagtgggatccataggagtatccaaagggtGACAACCTAGCAAAtctgtttcagccaacaagtctaggacatactttctttgggatagaaatatgccttttgaagatctAGCCACTttaatcccaagaaagtatctcaatttccctagatccttaatctcaaattcctggccaaggaaggtcttcaactgtctgatctcatcaccatcattgctagtaaccactatgtcttcaacgtagactataaggacagtgagtttttcaccgaccctcttgataaagagagtgtgatcagcattactctgcttatagcccacagaaatcatggccttgtgaaatcgaccaaaccaagctctgggtgactgtttcagcccatatagtgcCCGCTTCAACCTGCACACTCTTCCTttatttctgtcacaagagaaccctggtgggatgtctatatatacctcctcctccaaTGCTCCATTtaagaaggcatttttaacatctagctactgcaaatcccaaccaaggttgactgcacatgataacaacacacgaactgtattcaactttgcaacaggtgcaaaggtctcctgataatcaatgccgtatgtctgagtaaagcTCTTGGCTACTAGTCGTGCCTTAttcctatccacagtgccatccaccttctgtttcaccacaaacacccatctacatccaacggttttcttcccaggtggaagaaccacaagctcccatgtgttattttttttcaaagcctccatttcttccatcatggctgccttccactttccatctgatagagcttcctgccaattgttagcaACACgaacagaaaaaagagaagaaataaaagcacgAAACGACgaggaaagggagtcataagaaacaacatgagatatgggatgctgagtgcaagtcctgacacctttgcgaagggcaataggcaactcaggagaaggaatattaactggtggagaggcaggttttgtatccaggttcggcaactggatgggtataggagcaacagttgattgaacttgcttatgtttccttgcataggtcttcatttTGCTAGCATCAATcatcctctgaaattcactaatggttctctggacaggagtctggGTAGGTGTGGTTTGCTCCCCCTGTACAGGAACCTCTCCCCTTGACttagggggaggaggaggaggactaG
The nucleotide sequence above comes from Telopea speciosissima isolate NSW1024214 ecotype Mountain lineage chromosome 3, Tspe_v1, whole genome shotgun sequence. Encoded proteins:
- the LOC122654742 gene encoding protein phosphatase 1 regulatory inhibitor subunit PPP1R7 homolog; the protein is MENASEGVPGENHGTLEDGTTEENSSSVLDLTSYQLHELDGVELSPSLVELDLTANRLSTLDSRISLLSQLKKLSLRQNLFDDAGIEPISRWDTISGLEELVVRDNKLTKIPDVSIYKSLLVFDVSFNEISSLSGLSKVSNTLKELYVSKNEVTKMEELDHFHELQILELGSNRLRVMENLQNLTLLQELWLGRNRIKAVDLCGLKCIKKISLQSNRLTSMLGLQECVALEELYLSHNGIAKMEGLSTLVNLRVLDVSSNKLTAVNDIEHLTRLEDLWLNDNQIASLESIDVAVSGSREALTTIYLEHNPCASSPNYTSTLRQIFRNLQQLDSDVFS